In Chelonia mydas isolate rCheMyd1 chromosome 7, rCheMyd1.pri.v2, whole genome shotgun sequence, the sequence GCATGCTTGTGTGATGAGCCATGAGCTCCCAGACACCCTGCTCTTGCCCCTCTGTCACCAAGGTGATGGAGAAAAGAGTTATCCCAAGCTGAGGGATTGGCCCAGGCCTGAGTGTGCCTACTGAGGCTGAGATTTCATCAACTCGGCCCTTCTGCTCTTTACATCCCTCCCTGAGCCTTGCTgcttccccccagcagtgcccatGTGTCACTTGCCCTGCTGGGATTGTGGCCTGGGCTGTCATGAGCAAGACCCATCTTGTAGGAAGAGGAGCCTGCAGGACATCTTCCCCCGTCTGAAGCAAGTGGGCCAGTGTTAGAGAATTTACAAAACCCTCAGCCTCCCTGGCATAGACGTACTCATGACACTCGGCATGGAATCCCAGCACCTCTAGCCCCGTTTTAGAGatgaggagactgaggcacaaGATGCACAAAGCAACACGCCCAAaggcagtggcagaaccaggaactgaaccctgctctgccccatgctTGGCTAGTGCTCCAGGTCACcctaatggagaatccaccccagtCCTGGATAAGCTGTCCCAAGGCCTAGTTTCTCTCACTGCTCAATTTGGGTGTCAGTTCTCAGCCTAGGGCTGAGGGTTGATTCCTACCACTCATGAGCTGTAGGAATAGAAGCAGAGCAGTTAGCTTAGGGGGCTTATCTCCATGGGCACTGGGTACAGATGGGTGGGGGAGTAGTTCTCCAGCAGGGGACTCATTGCTTTGGTGGCAGAGAGCACATTTATAATCAGTTTGGGGCTGGTGTGACTGTTGCTGGGATCCCAGGGTGTTGTCTCAAGAAGAACactgataaatttgagaggggtcagagaagagccacaagaatataAGGATTGGTGACAGACTCCACAGAGCTCAACCTTAGTTTAAGGGGTGAGTTGAGCAGTCTATAtgtacctgcatggggaacagaaatttgacagCTTGCTCTACAATCTCGCAGACAAACATtaacttcaatttccagccactggctcttgtACAGACACATTCAGATTGGAAAGAAGAGTGTTCATTGGAACAACTGACCAAAGGCTGTGGTGGATTCACCAGTGCTAGCAACTTTTAAATCCAGCTCAGACGTGATTTGGAAAGACTTGATGTAGTTtgaacagaaattaattcagggcagtCCTAGAGCCTGTTATACAggagtcagattagatgatccctTTTCTGGCCACCTGATCTTAATATGAGGGAGGTAGGGATAgagtttctaaaaaaaaaaaaaaaaaaaaaaccacacttttGAAAACTAACTTGGCCAAAAAACAAAATCTCAGATTCTGGTTTAACTGGCAAACTGGGAAAAACTTTGTCAAATGAGGTTTTTCCACAAGTTTGGATTTTGTAGCAAAGTAGTTTGTTTGTTGATTGTGTTGGTGGGAAAACAGGTCTGTGCTGGGGTTATTTCTGGCCCCTTTTGTACAGCAGGGACTGTGTTGGCTGAAGCAGTCCCCTGCCATGGGCAGGGGCTAAAGTGGAGAGGAAattccctcccattccctgcagccCTCCCAAGAGGGGAAAAGCCCAGCATCCTGTTCCAAGCCATTGTCTCAAAGCCAGGGCTGCTCTGTCATCTCATGCCTTTTTCCCCACAGGCCTGAGGCCTTCTCTGACACTGCAGAAAGTCAGCCCAGCTCTGAGGCCAGGTGAGTGTGAAAGGAGGGGGACTGCTTCTCAACTGTCCAGGAATAAATTAAACCTCAAATTATGTTTCAGCCCCTCAGAGGGAGATTCTGGCGAAGTCTCCCCAGGGGATGGGGGCAAACAGCCCAATGAGTTTACAGAGGGAGCTGGATAAGGGTCTGACTGGGATTCTACGACAGGGTGGCTGCAATAGCAGTGTTGGGGCTCACTGGTccagaaggtcccttccagtcctaggtaACCCAGGTCTCCAGTCTTAGGCTAGTGCCCCGATCAGTAGGCAGCTGCCCCAAGGAGGAAGCCAGGTGATGGCTAGGGCCACAGGCCTAGAACTGACAGCCACCCCTTTCTGCAACAGGGAAGGAGAGCAAACGGCTGCCCGCTCCTCTGGGGAAGAGGACTCGGACGACGACAGTGACCTGTTTGTGAACACGAACAGACTGCACTACAGCTGCACAGAGAGCGAGGACGACAGTgaggaggaggcagcagtggcCAGCGACCAGGATGAGGAAGAAAAATAGTGACCCAGGGCAGGAAACCCAATCTTCTAGCCTCCTACACACCTCAGCATGAGGAGCCTGATGCAGCAGGAAGGAGACTGCCTTCTGGGGCTGAACTCACACCCACCAGCCTGGTGAATGCTCCAGCTGGCTTGGAACTGCATcagtgctgccctctgctggggacACATTTCTTCCCTCCATCACCTCTGCTGTCTGAGCCATGAGTTGCTGCAGCATCCGGCTCACCAGAGACGAAGGTGCTGGGCCTGTTGTGCCCAATGCATGGTTATTTCACTCTTCACCCAGCCCACTCCGGGGGAAGAGTGGCAGTGCTCTTTGGGGCAAAGGGAAATGGGGTTCTAGGTAGCAGCGCTGCTTGAAGCTGTagagagggggctggggaggagtaAAGTTATAGAGTTATAGCAGCTGGGAGGCCTCGTCTAAGATGGAGCAGCCCAGCTTCAGCATCCCTTATCAGCCCCTTTTAAATGGTGGATGGGACTGTGCCCTCTGCTCTAACGCAGGCTCCTTGGGCAAAGCACTGGGTGCTATGTGTCCTAGACACTATTGCTGTGTAATAAGCAGTCTCCCCTCTGCCTTATTCAATAAAGATTTTCCCACAGGCACCCAGGTGGGTTGATTTGAAACTGCACAAGACAAGAATGAGAGCCTGGTCCCAAGCCAGCTCTGGCTGTAGCGGGCCAGCTGGTATgcaggggcaggttctgggctaTGGGGAGGGCAGGTTGAGCTCACTACTACCCACACTGATCTGTGCAGAGGGAGGATACAGGCCAGCTACCAGCCCATGGCTGCtcctccagctctctcctgggtCAGGACATGGATAGGCCACAGCCAAgacactcctcccccccactgcagtGCTGGTGAGCAGTACAGCACAGTCACCCTGTCCAATAGAACCAGATGCTCTGCAGAGACAGGTCAGGCCTCCCTGGGACTAGGAAGTTGATCTGGGTAGTACTTGGGAGCTTCAGTCATGGGGCAGGGCTctgtggtgctaggtgctgtacaaacacagcaagaGCCAGGTCCAGTCCCCCAGGCTTACAGACCCACACCCTAGAacaggccccagctcccagacaGGAATTGGTGCTTTTAATGAGTGATTTGGTTTGACATCAATACAAAAACAAGGTTTTGGTGTCAAGAGTCACAGTTTCTTAACTATAtacacagccctgcccctgcctgtgggGGCGAGGGCAGGTCAGCCTGTCTTGCATCCAAGACATCAAGAGTTGAAGGGAGAGTTTAACAAACTGCACCCCAGCATCTTACTTAAGCACAGGCAGGAGtccctctgtggcatggggcagAGTGACACCACCCCAGCAGATGCTGAGAGGTGGAAGCCACTAGAGGGAAGCACTACCACAGGAAGTCCTCCCCCTTTGACTTCACAACTTGTAGGTATATGGTGAGGGTGGAGCAGGACTGGACCATTGCCCCCAGGAGAGTAGAGACTCTCCACCATCAGAACCCAGGATGCACATGGTCAGATCAGATAGGAAGTGACAGGCAGGCAGCATCTGCTTCCAGGATGAGTGCTGGCAGCTCACTTGGTGATGGTGTTTCTGTTGAAGCAATGAGAGAGGGGACATGAGTGAAGGACCAGGACCACTCAGGCCAGGGGGAAGAGGTCATCACTAACAGGGATTACAGCTACAAAAGAGGCCACGCACTCCTATATTAGCCCCACTAGACTTGGGAGAACCATGTCCTATGCTCCCCTCCAGAccacctgccccaggccctggcttCCCAGCACTAGGGAGGTCAGACAGACCAACCCTATGATGGCTGAGAGGACAGGGTACTTACGCGTTCATGCTCTTGCCACTGCCGCTCAGCACAATGTAGGGGGTCTTCTGGGCCTtctgcttctcctgcagcagTGCTACCGTGCCCAGGGGTGTGTCGCTGGAGCTCATCTTCTTCAGCAGCTGAGAGGGGGAGAGCCTGAGTCAATACAGCCCCTTGCAGACTTTCACCAACTCAACTGTGACCCCAGGCTAACAGCCCAGCCCACCTGCACCCAGGGATCCACACCCAGTGCTGAGACACAGCCACCACGGAGGTGTAGGGTCTGTTATCAGTCCATCACACAGCAAAGGAAGAACTCCCCTATTCCAGTTTAAACAGCAGGGGGGAGTAGAGGAGATGGTTAACCTGAAGAGTGGtttggccaggaccccaggcttAACAGCCAGACTCTGAGGCCAGAGCACAACCACTGATGACTGCAAATAATCAGCACAGCACCCCTTAGTGCCACACAGGCACAGGAGCCAACACCAACCACAATGGGAGAGCACCCACCCTATGCTGCTCCTGTGTCCCCCTGGGCTCTCCTCAGGTTTCCCATCCATGCCTGACTGCTTGCCCAACAGGATGAAGCTggacctgcccccacccctctttcaGCATCCTACAGGCTCTGCCCATGGGGAACTCCAGCCCTGTCACCCACTCACCGCCTCCTCGTCCAGCTTCTTCATCCTCCTCTCTGTCTTCATCTTCCCGGAGCCCTTCCCATGGAAGCGGTGAGAGAGCTGCCGGAACGCCTGGGGACAAAGTGCACACAGTGGGGGTCAGCACTGATTGTCACACAGCCCCACCTAGGAGCCTCCTGCCACCCGCTCCACACAGCACCAGGGCTGGGAAACCCCCAACgcccttccccatctgtctgtggCAGTAGGGAGAGCAAGGGATCCCCGCCACAGAACTCCCCCTTCACTATCACAGCTCCCAGCcaaccctctcccacccccccctgAGAAAAAACCTCTTTTCACCATCACAGCCGCTTCCCACAGGGGAAGTGGAAGGAAAAGACATGGCTGCATCAGCACTGCCCACCCCCTACCCCGGGCGCCCCCATGTCCCTTCCCACTACCTCCTTTGGGGTGAGCTTGCGACCCGTCTCATCCACATATTCAATCTTGACGTCAGGCTTGTAGCCATCCTTTTCCTTGAAGTCCTGGGTGAAGCCCCGGTACTCCTCCCGCCGGCTGTACTTGTCATCAATGGCCCTGCGGGAGCCCAACCCAGAAGGTTAGTTCagtggcggggcgggggcgggtgaCTGCTCTCCATGCAGTCACTGCTGATCCCAATGTGGTGCTAGAGGGCGCTCTCCCCTTGCAGTCAGTGCTTGCCCCAGCATAGCACTAGGGAGTTTCTGTCTTGAATGAGATGCGAAACCAGGGCTTTTAGCCCTCTGGCCACTCGGGCCTTTCAGTGGCATGAGACCTGGGCCCAGGTCTACAATAAAGGTTATGGGTGTTACTGGGAGTGCATGACCAGTGTCCACATCACCCAAACCACCAGCATGCCTCCTTGCTGCCAGTCTccactgtgtgaccatgggcatcCTTCTGGGGTTAGGGGAACCAGCCATGGGGCAGGACACTGTCAACACCTATTCTGGCAACAGATCTTATGGCACCCACTCCATGCCCCTCTTGTGGTGGCAAGTGCTACAGCCATGGCTAGCACTGTGGGGCTTTAACTCAGGCAAGAGGACCAGGTGCCGAGACCCAGAGGTGGCAGATCCGATTTCAGCTACTGATGATCTACCCCGGGGCTTCGCCTGCCCCACAAGGCCACTTACATCTTATCCTCAATGCAGTACACGGCTGAGGGTAGCGACTTGTTGGGCGCCTTCACCCTGGCCACCTTCTGCACTGTTGTCTCCAGCAGGCCTGCAGTGAGCAGAAGAGGCATGGATCAGGCCCTGCCCAGGGGCAGTGAGTGCTCTGGGAAGCTTCCACCTCACCATAAACACCAGCCCCAGAGATCTCAGAGCTGCTGGATCACACAGGGAGAAAGGGCTTTcaggggcagcatggcctagtgggcAGGGCagtagactgggactcaggactcctaggctctattcctagctctgacacaCCTTGGGCACATCAGTTCCCCTCTCAGGGGCTCTGTCCCCCTCGGTGACGaaatgggactgttcttaatgtttcctctgaatagtgtgggtgtgcctcagtttcccctgtgcagttcttaagtatctaggtggtgggatagggGTGTATGATCAtggcagagccctagagggcaggtatgtgcaggggtctggacacagagaatggccaacaccctgtttcctggcaactgatggcctgggcccttcccccctgcaaggtgagagctaaagggttggagaacaaaggaatcaggtgacctcctggcccgggaaagggacaaagcccagaggaggggggggctggagatagtttcagtttggggctggctggggatatGGAGTGAAGTGCCAGACCtcgttgtctggctcactgccccccagaatggacccagctgaggggtcctgttctctgcacctacaagctctgttttagaccatgttcctgtcgtctcataaaccttctgttttactggctggctaagagtcacgtctgactgcgaagttagggtgcaggaccctctggcttccccaggaccccgcctgggtggactcgcggTGGGAAGCGTGCAGAGgtgcagaggatgctgaatgctccaaggtcagacccaggaaggtggaagttgtgtgagctgtgtgtcctgaagacagtctgctcacagaaaggacaCTGGTTTCACAGAGTCCTGACTGgtttcgtagggagcagttccagagcatcgcccggggactccgtgacaccctcccaccctttgtttagGCTGAGCTCTCCAGGTCGGGGACCGCCTCACTgactgtgcagcgcccagcatgACAGGGACTGCGATCTCTGTAGATCTTGCCTTACTACAATTTAAACAAAGTTCACTCCCGTCACTAAGTACCAGGGAGGGTTTTCAGAGAGGAGTTGGGCCCTGCTGTGAACAGGGAGCAGTCATCTGTATGGAGCACAGCAGGCAAGCATGGGAACCCCAGAGGATTCTGGGACAGGGGGCTCATCCTGAGCTCCCCACTTACCTTTGTTCTGGCAAAGCAAGAGGGCAGCAGCTAGGCCCCGGTTCACTATGGGCTCCTCATCCAGGATGGTGGTGGAGGATGCTGAGAACTGCAAAGGGGGAAAGACAGGGTTCAGGGCTTTGGACTCATCTGTTTAAGAGTCCCCTGCTAtgccagccccgggctcccctcccacagctctgcctgtgcccctcaatcctgactgaCAGCCCCGCAGGGTTCACTGTGTtcactggagggaggggggagggcgcGTGTCAGGGAAGCTATGAATGCAGTGACACCTGTCACCgcccacacaccccttccccaaattgtACTCACAtcctgctgctgtttctcctCATCTAGGTTGACCGTGCTCCAGCCGATGTTCTCTTCACCATCAGAGTCTGAGCCTCCGTTTCCTGACCTCTCATCATCCCTTTCAAAGTCCTGAAAGCAGAAGAGAGGCCACCCGGGGCATCAGCATGGGGGTCCCCAGCTGGGTGCTTAGTGGGGCTGGGATCACTGCAGAACATGTGCCACAACATGCAATGCAGCTCCATGCTCCCAGCTAGGGCTGGCCAAAGAGCCCCAAAACAGAAGCACGTCTGCCACCGCGGTGCCTCCTGGGAGCGGTAGTTTGGTTGTTTCACATGCCCATTTTCCTTTATAGGTCAGACTCCATATGCCAGGATGCTCCATGGCCAAAAACTCCCACGATGTAGTGCTGTTCTGCACCAGAGGAAAGACCCTGGTGTAGAATGGGAACTTCAGTCCGTCCAGAAAGCCCAGCCCATAAAGGAAAATGGGAGCATGATGTACCTGGATCACAACCCCCATAAGGCACCATGGCAACATATCTGAATCAGCCCCCAACCCATTACTATCCCCGCCCTGGGCTCTCCCCGAACCCATGCAATTGTGCTGGTGTCGATCAGTCTCAACTCACAGCTGGCTACTATCACCGTCCTGggctcttctcccctgccccactctggcgGTGTCCCATAATTTtgacccacagccctctgctccCGCTAGTTCTGCTGATGCCCCTCTGTCTGGGGCAGGTTCCTTTCATCCCAGCCCACTCTGGGGCAAGGGGAGGAATCCCCAGGAAGCCGCACCATGAGCTCCTCCTGGTCCTCGCGGTTGCCGGCCAGCCCGTAAGTGGGGATCTCGCCCAGTGTGCGGCAGAACTCCGAGGTGGCATTGAAGACTATCGCTCCTTTCTTCTCTAGCTCCTCGTCGTCCTCCCGGCTACGGCGCGTCTCCAGTTTCTTGACGATCTCAGTGACCTGCTTCAGGAGCAAGAAGGCTGGGTTAGACAGCCAGCTGGGTGCTAATGAGGCTGGGGGCTCGCGCACTGAACCAAGGATCACTAGGAGCCCCCAgagtcagggcagccccagcagggcagctggaccTGTGTTCAGGGGAAGGGAGTGACTGGGCACCACATGCTCCGTTCTGGGATGGCGGGTTCAGTCAAGGAGCATGGAGGCCAAATGCATCCATCCATAGAACAGGGTCACCCCAGAATCCTCTCCCTGGCTctaggagggaagtggggtctaggggtttgtagggagccagggtggcttccctccgaaccagagggtaaagagccaccctctcagcctgagtgggcgagGCCAGACCAAGCTTATGCCAATcccgggaaggggaggggtgggacaggaagtacaaagggcagggccctttgcccagtgaggagagcaccagggagggacggagacacaggctgctggctgctccctcgcgatcctgctgccgacccaggggaggccctgggccaggaggaacctgaacGGGAGGAAGGCCCatggcgaccaggactgccagctgctgagtactcagaggacctggaggggcctggctgtagcccgggccagctgagtccgacacagagggggagctggagctgccagcagcggaatacccggacgagctggagggaccggagagaccggggaggaagtagcccaggggcagaactgcaccgtggggtgggtgtgtttggtcagcgggcgcagATGGCCCCCTGCTGACTGAGTGGCGGGACCTTCGGCccctgccactgtcagggccctgggctagaacgcagtggagctgggtgggcctgcgttcccctaccccgacCAACCTGCCTGAGGGGCGCACCGCAGACTCAGGCCGGCGCTCCtttcccgctaattccccagtgccCAAAAGGTGTGACTAGGGCCCGCCAGGGGGACCATAGCCCTCCATAGCctcctaggggctcggaggaccaattgaaacctgtcacagggtTAATGATTCCTAGGTTCCCAtcacagctctgggaggggagtagtcTCCAGTCGGGGGGCCCACAttaggagccaggattcctgggctctctctctctgattccaTTCTATTCCATATGGTTATGACAGTAGCACTCAAACGGCCTCCCAGACCATCATCAAAGCCCCCCACACTGATTCCACCTGTGGATCAGGCCTCctcaccttctccccactctCCTTCAGTTGCTGCATCTGCCGGAGCTTACGGCCCTtctccagctgcttctgcagctcctgctccgCCTCGTCCTCCTCCAGGGCAACTGGGGATTTGGGCACTTTCTCAGCCTCCTCTGCAGGGAAAGAAACATGGGGGCATGGAGTCAGCAACAGCAATGAGAATCCCAAGGGGCCTTTGCTTCAGCAGGGCGGGGTCCTGCAGGGAGCATCAGGCCAGACACTGGAGGCTGCTGGGTAAGAACCAGGCTCCCAGGGCCCCTGACACACTAACCCAGTGCTTCTCAACTTTGATACCAGAGACTGGCTTTGCTACCTTCCTAAactgtcagggagatctcagggactggcatCAGTCCACAGACCAGTTGAGAAAAActcctctaacccactagaccccactctcctcctagagcaggggaaagaaccctggagtcctgggtcccagcccctcACCATCGCTGCTGATTTCCATGTTCTCTACCCGGGTGTCATCCGACTGGGATGGCAGGTCTGCAGGCTGGTTCACATTCTCTTCCatgtccccttcctcctcctcctccttcttcctgTGAGCCCTCCTCCCTCGGCCCCTTAacctgtggggagagagaacttgGTTAGCACATGAACCAATCCCCCACAGCCCTCTTGGTCTCTCCACCCACAGGACTAGACTCCCCTGCCCTCCGGGTTACCGGGAGCCAAAGTCGCTCTGCTTTGTCTCATTGCCCAGGGGCAGCAAATCATCAGCTTTCACTGGCTTCTCCTTCTTCCGCAGCTTCTTCACCCGTCGTTTGGTCTTCTTGAAGGTGATGTTCTGCATGGGAGAGACCAAACGGGTCAGTGAGGCACAGCCTCTATCCCTCATCCACACAGCAGGGTCCTGGCCTGGTGTGTAGCACCTTGTCTGCAATCCCCATGAGCACCCAGGGCCCGGCACCTTGCCAACCACCCCCTCACACATCTACCCAGGAGCACCTGGGGCTCCACACCCCCAGCATGTGTACCTAGAACCACAAGTGTAGGCACATGCCCCACGGTGCCACTCCCTAATACACACACACGAGCAACTGGGACAAGGCACTGTCTTTAACCCACCAGGCCAGGGGGTGGCTAGAGCCCAGCGCTCCACTCCAGTCCCCACCAGTCCACAGGTAGTCTGGTCTTGTAAGACAAGGTAAGAATCCAACCCCCCTTTGCAAACATTCTCTGTGTATGAGAGGCAGCACTATCatgggattgggagccaggactcctggactctattcccagctctgccactaacctTGGGCATCTGCCACTAACCTTCCCATCTCCTCTATGCCTCAGCCCAATCTTTTGTCTAATCAgactgagctctctggggcagggactgtctctctgtgcaTGGGATGGGTCCTATCTCAGTTTGGGGGGCTCTGTGCGTTGCCTGgtgcacagtggggtcctgatctcagtcaggggGTGCTTTGCAGCACCCAAGACAATCCCCCTCCAAGCAGTATTGTAACAGACATAATAGCATTAGCCACAGCTTCACAGAGTTtaaagatcatctagtctgggcTTTGTACaggcccctgcagcagcagggaatAGATGAGGTAAGACATGCCCAGCAGATGAcctctgccccatgctgcagagggaggtgaaaaCCCctaaggtccctgccaatctgaccttggtctaattccttcccgatcccaaatctGGCCATCAGCTGGACCCTGAGCGCCTGGCAAAGCCCATCAGCCTGGCAATTAGAGAGAGGATTCTGTGAACCAAGTCAGAGCCTGGCTTGCCCCGCATCCCATTACTGCAATAGGGAGCTGGATCCCGGAATAAATGAGG encodes:
- the SART1 gene encoding U4/U6.U5 tri-snRNP-associated protein 1 isoform X2; this translates as MGSSKKHRERGETGGPGGSEEQQQPPQQLQPPPAAPSSSSRHREHKKHKHRSGGSGERRGKRSRSRGERSSRRSGGEEAASAARGSHGRAGDRGAQEAEGTRRIKREKRDEGYEAAASSKASSGDASLSIEETNKLRAKLGLKPLEVSTIKKEVGSKEDPVAAEVINPIVLKQREEIREKLAAAKEKRLLNQKLGKIKSLGEDDPWLDDTAAWIERSRKLQVEKELAEKRAKLLEEMDQEFGISSLVEEEFGQKKKDHYSSRDLQGLTVEHTIDSFEEGKTVILTLKDKGVLQEEDDVLVNVNIVDKEKAKKNVELRKKKPEYRPYEEEESVDDMAIYKHKNVLSKYDEEIEGEKKKSFKLDSGGMADGSWERELQQVRDSLRSQAQSLDMPGLHLASEYFTPEEMNITFKKTKRRVKKLRKKEKPVKADDLLPLGNETKQSDFGSRLRGRGRRAHRKKEEEEEGDMEENVNQPADLPSQSDDTRVENMEISSDEEAEKVPKSPVALEEDEAEQELQKQLEKGRKLRQMQQLKESGEKVTEIVKKLETRRSREDDEELEKKGAIVFNATSEFCRTLGEIPTYGLAGNREDQEELMDFERDDERSGNGGSDSDGEENIGWSTVNLDEEKQQQDFSASSTTILDEEPIVNRGLAAALLLCQNKGLLETTVQKVARVKAPNKSLPSAVYCIEDKMAIDDKYSRREEYRGFTQDFKEKDGYKPDVKIEYVDETGRKLTPKEAFRQLSHRFHGKGSGKMKTERRMKKLDEEALLKKMSSSDTPLGTVALLQEKQKAQKTPYIVLSGSGKSMNANTITK
- the SART1 gene encoding U4/U6.U5 tri-snRNP-associated protein 1 isoform X1 — protein: MGSSKKHRERGETGGPGGSEEQQQPPQQLQPPPAAPSSSSRHREHKKHKHRSGGSGERRGKRSRSRGERSSRRSGGEEAASAARGSHGRAGDRGAQEAEGTRRIKREKRDEGYEAAASSKASSGDASLSIEETNKLRAKLGLKPLEVSTIKKEVGSKEDPVAAEVINPIVLKQREEIREKLAAAKEKRLLNQKLGKIKSLGEDDPWLDDTAAWIERSRKLQVEKELAEKRAKLLEEMDQEFGISSLVEEEFGQKKKDHYSSRDLQGLTVEHTIDSFEEGKTVILTLKDKGVLQEEDDVLVNVNIVDKEKAKKNVELRKKKPEYRPYEEEESVDDMAIYKHKNVLSKYDEEIEGEKKKSFKLDSGGMADGSWERELQQVRDSLRSQAQSLDMPGLHLASEYFTPEEMNITFKKTKRRVKKLRKKEKPVKADDLLPLGNETKQSDFGSRLRGRGRRAHRKKEEEEEGDMEENVNQPADLPSQSDDTRVENMEISSDEEAEKVPKSPVALEEDEAEQELQKQLEKGRKLRQMQQLKESGEKQVTEIVKKLETRRSREDDEELEKKGAIVFNATSEFCRTLGEIPTYGLAGNREDQEELMDFERDDERSGNGGSDSDGEENIGWSTVNLDEEKQQQDFSASSTTILDEEPIVNRGLAAALLLCQNKGLLETTVQKVARVKAPNKSLPSAVYCIEDKMAIDDKYSRREEYRGFTQDFKEKDGYKPDVKIEYVDETGRKLTPKEAFRQLSHRFHGKGSGKMKTERRMKKLDEEALLKKMSSSDTPLGTVALLQEKQKAQKTPYIVLSGSGKSMNANTITK